Proteins from a genomic interval of Panthera uncia isolate 11264 chromosome C1 unlocalized genomic scaffold, Puncia_PCG_1.0 HiC_scaffold_4, whole genome shotgun sequence:
- the LYPLA2 gene encoding acyl-protein thioesterase 2, which translates to MAGFPGLERKFRRGRPRGKRVCLCRRKRRIAREVSKPPGSGGPSRGALQCMCGNTMSVPLLTDAATVSGAERETAAVIFLHGLGDTGHSWADALSTIRLPHVKYICPHAPRIPVTLNMKMVMPSWFDLMGLSPDAPEDEAGIKKAAENIKALIEHEMKNGIPANRIVLGGFSQGGALSLYTALTCPHPLAGIVALSCWLPLHRAFPQAANGSAKDLAILQCHGELDPMVPVRFGALTAEKLRSVVTPARVQFKTYPGVMHSSCPQEMAAVKEFLEKLLPPV; encoded by the exons ATGGCTGGGTTCCCGGGACTCGAACGGAAGTTCCGGCGGGGGCGGCCGAGGGGGAAGAGAGTGTGTCTGtgcaggagaaagaggagaatcGCCCGAGAGGTCTCGAAACCCCCAGGGAGTGGAG GCCCCAGCCGTGGAGCCCTGCAGTGTATGTGTGGTAACACCATGTCTGTGCCCCTGCTCACCGATGCTGCCACTGTGTCTGGAGCTGAGCGGGAAACGGCTGCG GTTATTTTTTTACATGGACTTGGAGACACAGG GCACAGCTGGGCTGACGCCCTCTCCACCATCCGGCTCCCTCACGTCAAGTACATCTGTCCCCATGC ACCCCGGATCCCTGTGACGCTCAACATGAAGATGGTGATGCCCTCCTG GTTTGACCTAATGGGGCTGAGTCCTGATGCCCCAGAGGACGAGGCCGGCATCAAGAAGGCAGCAGAGAACA tcaaGGCCTTGATTGAACACGAGATGAAGAATGGGATCCCTGCCAATCGAATCGTCCTGGGAGGCTTTTCACAG ggtGGGGCCCTGTCCCTCTACACGGCCCTtacctgtccccaccccctggcTGGCATCGTGGCATTGAGCTGCTGGCTGCCTCTGCATCGGGCCTTCCCCCAG GCAGCCAATGGCAGTGCCAAGGACCTGGCCATCTTGCAGTGCCACGGGGAGCTGGACCCCATGGTTCCAGTACGGTTTGGGGCCCTGACGGCCGAGAAGCTTCGGTCCGTCGTCACACCCGCCAGGGTCCAGTTCAAGACGTACCCAGGTGTCATGCACAGCTCCTGCCCTCAG gaGATGGCAGCCGTGAAGGAGTTTCTTGAGAAGCTGCTGCCTCCTGTCTAA
- the PITHD1 gene encoding PITH domain-containing protein 1, with product MSHGHSHGGGGCRCAAEREEPPEQRGLAYGLYLRIDLERLQCLNESREGSGRGVFKPWEERTDRSKFVESDADEELLFNIPFTGNVKLKGIIIMGEDDDSHPSEMRLYKNIPQMSFDDTDREPDQTFSLNRDLTGELEYATKISRFSNVYHLSIHISKNFGADTTKVLYIGLRGEWTELRRHEVTICNYEASANPADHRVHQVTPQTHFIS from the exons ATGTCGCACGGCCACAGCCACGGCGGGGGCGGCTGTCGCTGCGCCGCCGAGCGGGAGGAGCCGCCCGAACAGCGCGGCCTGGCCTACGGCCTGTACCTGCGCATCGACCTGGAGCGGCTGCAGTGCCTCAACGAGAGTCGCGAGGGCAGCGGCCGCGGCGTCTTCAAGCCGTGGGAGGAGCGGACCGACCGCTCCAAG TTTGTTGAAAGTGATGCAGATGAAGAGCTTCTGTTTAATATTCC ATTTACAGGCAATGTCAAGCTCAAAGGCATCATTATAATGGGAGAGGACGATGACTCACACCCCTCTGAGATGAGACT gtACAAAAACATTCCACAGATGTCCTTTGATGATACAGACAGGGAGCCAGATCAGACCTTTAGTCTGAATCGGGATCTTACGGGAGAATTAGAGTATGCTACAAA AATTTCTCGTTTTTCAAATGTCTATCATCTTTCAATTCATATTTCAAAAAACTTTGGAGCTGATACCACAAAGGTCTTGTATATTGGCCTAAGAGGAGAGTGGACTGAG CTTCGACGACACGAGGTGACCATCTGCAATTATGAAGCCTCAGCCAACCCAGCAGACCACAGGGTCCATCAGGTTACCCCACAGACACACTTCATTTCCTAA